One Owenweeksia hongkongensis DSM 17368 genomic region harbors:
- the ettA gene encoding energy-dependent translational throttle protein EttA — protein MSDDKKVIFSMSGVTKTYSSNNKTVLKNIYLSFFYGAKIGILGLNGSGKSTLLKIIAGLEKNYQGDVVISPGYSVGYLSQEPELDESKTVIDIVKEGAQETVDILAEYNKINDDFGLPEVYEDPDKMEKLMARQAELQDKIDATNAWELDTMLNRAMDALRCPEPDTPISVLSGGERRRVALCRLLLQQPDILLLDEPTNHLDAESVLWLEQHLQQYKGTVIAVTHDRYFLDNVAGWILELDRGEGIPWKGNYSSWLDQKTKRLAQEEKQESKRRKTLERELDWVRMGAKGRQAKGKARLNNYNKMLSEEQRDKEQKLEMFIPNGPRLGSNVIDANHVKKAFGEKLLYDDLNFSLPPAGIVGIIGPNGAGKTTIFKMIMDQLEPDAGTFDVGETVKISYVDQSHEDLKPEKSIYEIISQGNEEIEVGNQKLNARAYLSRFNFAGQDQSKKVGVLSGGERNRLHLAMALKEGGNVLLLDEPTNDLDVNTLRALEEALENFAGCAVIISHDRWFLDRVCTHILAFEGDSQVYYYEGGFSDYEENKKKRLGDIAPTRVKYKKLIKNG, from the coding sequence TGACCAAGACCTATTCATCCAACAACAAAACGGTACTTAAGAATATTTATTTGAGCTTCTTTTACGGAGCAAAGATCGGTATTCTTGGTCTCAACGGATCGGGTAAATCTACTTTGCTTAAAATCATTGCTGGTCTTGAAAAAAATTATCAAGGTGATGTTGTTATTTCACCAGGATACAGTGTGGGGTACCTTTCACAGGAGCCTGAGCTTGATGAGAGTAAAACGGTAATCGACATTGTGAAAGAAGGAGCACAGGAAACTGTGGATATTCTTGCGGAGTACAATAAAATCAATGATGACTTTGGTTTACCAGAGGTTTATGAAGACCCTGACAAAATGGAGAAGTTAATGGCCCGTCAGGCAGAGCTTCAAGATAAAATTGACGCAACTAATGCATGGGAACTAGATACGATGCTGAATCGTGCAATGGATGCTCTTCGTTGTCCGGAGCCTGATACTCCTATAAGTGTGCTTTCTGGTGGTGAACGTAGAAGGGTAGCTCTTTGCCGCCTATTACTTCAGCAGCCAGATATCTTGCTACTGGATGAGCCTACCAACCACTTGGATGCGGAGTCAGTGCTTTGGCTTGAGCAGCATTTGCAGCAGTATAAAGGAACTGTAATTGCGGTAACTCACGACCGTTATTTTCTTGATAATGTGGCCGGTTGGATTCTTGAGCTTGACCGTGGTGAGGGTATTCCCTGGAAAGGAAACTATAGCAGCTGGTTGGATCAAAAAACGAAGCGCCTTGCTCAGGAAGAAAAGCAGGAAAGCAAGCGTAGAAAAACCCTTGAGCGAGAGCTTGACTGGGTAAGAATGGGAGCCAAAGGCCGTCAGGCAAAAGGTAAAGCCCGTTTGAACAATTACAATAAAATGCTTAGCGAGGAGCAAAGAGATAAAGAGCAAAAGCTCGAAATGTTTATTCCAAATGGTCCTCGTTTGGGTAGTAATGTGATTGATGCTAATCATGTGAAAAAGGCATTTGGTGAAAAGCTTCTTTATGATGATTTGAATTTTAGTCTTCCACCTGCGGGTATCGTTGGGATTATTGGACCAAACGGTGCTGGTAAAACCACCATTTTCAAAATGATAATGGATCAGTTGGAACCAGATGCTGGAACCTTTGACGTAGGAGAAACTGTAAAGATTTCTTACGTAGATCAAAGTCATGAAGACCTAAAGCCAGAGAAATCTATCTATGAAATTATTTCGCAAGGAAATGAAGAAATAGAGGTGGGCAACCAAAAGTTGAATGCACGTGCCTACTTGAGCCGCTTCAACTTTGCGGGGCAAGATCAAAGTAAGAAAGTAGGAGTACTTTCTGGTGGTGAGCGCAACCGCCTACATTTAGCAATGGCGCTAAAAGAAGGAGGAAACGTATTGCTACTGGATGAACCTACCAACGACCTTGATGTAAACACACTTCGAGCACTGGAAGAAGCTTTGGAAAACTTTGCCGGCTGTGCAGTTATTATTTCTCACGACCGTTGGTTCTTAGATAGAGTGTGTACACACATTCTGGCTTTTGAAGGTGATTCTCAGGTATATTATTACGAGGGAGGTTTTTCTGACTACGAAGAGAATAAGAAGAAACGTCTTGGTGATATTGCACCTACCAGAGTGAAATACAAGAAGCTGATTAAAAACGGATAA
- a CDS encoding PKD domain-containing protein, with the protein MKKNILLFFGTLISFLSMGQGTINTHAVYPDNNGSSAVSFEVESTTLVEITGISNVFNTGVSSSDVWVRVGGIASAPLNTAGNLEITAANGWVLNQTCAVAGGGGINSTPVPLQSFVPILVPVNTPIGIVITGGMRYSGTASPVSPTAFTHGPVTLRTGGVTGSTIYGYGGALPSALGNKPRGFLGTLTYGLVGPCTNPPVAGTAVANSGLVCVGGNVDLSLSGNTTGTGQTYQWQSSIDNVNWTNIAGATSALVTANPTVNTYYRAGVTCGVTTYSSSVQVLTQGGTLSGTYTINKNAPVSATNYQSFADLATALSCGNITADVTVNVVANSGPYKERFVLGQINGAGPSARLIINGNGNELRDSTNTSNERTAFLLNGTDYLVLDSLNIVNKGTTYGWALQLTNGANNNIIRNCKLETSITSTSSNHCGLVMSSSLTSATTSGNSGSYNLIENNRIIGGYYALMSYATTTVGSRNVGNSLIRNKIEDAYYYSIYNSGQDSMTVIGNEISRPNRLAYGGGYGIYNSSVGNKSQFSNNWVHDMFKQATGTTTALYGIYSSASDNTPGAECLVFNNLMSDNQNNGAHYYIYNTSSDGWKYYHNTIVANSPGSTAGLTRGFYQLTLATGIEFKNNLISINRGGSGPHHAIYAGTTTSVMDIDRNAYFMANAGSGNDHYGYYTSNQSTFANWQTASSYDVNSAIGDPLFDANTLYQPTAAYFNNIGLNLQSIVSSDFGGIARGPAPDPGIWEFSPPPGPDLSIASISQLGASCGSSTNLVVRLINVGTDTVLSATLNYTVNGIPQTPILLSGVFATGLSVYDTLYNIPLTANTNTTVVATLVSIGPGVDTDPGNNVFATNVRSGYSGNLYINSLIAANDSTFTSFTSLAAALMANGVCGPIVVTVAPNSGPYNEQFMVGTITGVSSTNQVLINGNGRTLQYSAGNSAERGTVIFNGTDWFTIDNLIIKATGATYGFGVSFTNNADHNTLSNCTVLTDSVATSSNYCGVVISGSAGSATISGSCGNYNTIINNNIVGGYYGIIAYGSSTDSLNGNQFINNQVRDFYYGGIYNYYARGSMINGNEIHRPNRTGNTTFYGIYAYVNHFSKIIGNKVHDPFPLNTTTTSTAYGIYAYSFIGSAANYGILANNLIYNFNSAGTQYLFAPYITSYAKVIHNTVIADDANSTGTSASTYVIYNPGTSDRTYFQNNLTYLNRKVGTGTSYIYYQSGAVDASSIVNNNVYYAPPTFTVSTFGYYGGAAVTSFQNWKNATGFDQVSEFTRPYFVNTATGNFTPQSNVIDGFGVNFTSDVATDINNVLRTVPVDPGAIEFTGSPCTGVSGLTTSNITSSSATVSWNSNPAGVMIEWGPVGFKQASIVGTTITVPVGTSTSNITGLNGNSCYDYYITQNCTSTIPGAPPVMGPYTFCTPCLGGGLNAGTYTVGGPIGPSNFATIDSVIDVLNGCGIKGAVVFNVQAGNHIVSKTIGEIDGASGINTITFDGSATTGDTLRGSSTAVIDLDGAKHFTFKGLSIVNNTARGVWLHNNADSNTIENCYIRVSTTGTGTAMAGIVASTSATGLSAGADVDYLKVMGNTVVGGYYGIVSYGNGTTSKVKGAIIENNTLLNQYLYGVYAYYNQEISIKKNSVNGLRNTASYGFYMVYADNFYIEGNQISDAKTYGVYLSSANSGLSGVPATKSTFINNMVLSTGSGCYFTGISYLNVFHNTVEGAYGYRQFTPTSVDVRNNIFVGSSNYAFESGTAVVTPNVVNYNLYHKRGGTDLIKDGTPTYTSLALWKTALPLLNVNSVEGAPIFITPTDLHVVGSLANDAGDNTVGVLVDIDGDVRPANGSTVVDLGADEFTPLNFDIAVTAIASNPGSGSCGDALTQVDISLANYGLSSLSGIPLTAVISGSVNTTLTTTYAGPLSTLGTITLNLGPINTTGGGVYNVEVYTNLSNDQDRSNDTVTTTFTFKNTLAPIVTAAMDTFCAGAYDTLYAPIGTADNYEWKDINGVVLGTGDTLVVGPLLAADTTFTLSSVSQQYRFGPVSNSIGVAANFTDPSVQQLYFTAIQAFTLDSITVYPNANGNVNINLVDFTTNAILQTVTVPVTGVTAAGTKQRIAVGMNIPAGTYKMHGGGSTTGGLWRNSAGAVYPYTASGVASITGHSFSASGPDYYYYFYDWKITSGGCPRPDGTKILYSSSASQVPAFTSNVQGATMTGQVVDFDASSSQGATSYSWNFGDGNTGTGVMASHTYTANGSYTVTLTITGPCGTQTITSTVVVQGIGIEGNVLNSSLRVYPNPSNGVVNISFQTEASDKARVRITDMAGKELMYLVKDNINGHFEGTVDIGKLPKGVYLLEISSDNLSTQERLIKD; encoded by the coding sequence ATGAAAAAGAATATTCTTTTGTTCTTCGGAACTTTAATTAGTTTTTTATCGATGGGTCAAGGTACCATCAATACACATGCGGTGTACCCTGACAATAATGGCTCTTCAGCCGTTTCATTTGAAGTAGAGAGTACTACGCTGGTAGAAATTACTGGTATTTCCAATGTATTTAACACTGGTGTAAGTTCATCCGATGTTTGGGTAAGGGTAGGAGGAATAGCTTCAGCTCCATTAAATACTGCTGGAAACTTGGAAATAACCGCAGCTAATGGTTGGGTTTTGAATCAAACCTGTGCTGTGGCAGGTGGAGGTGGAATTAACAGTACTCCTGTGCCACTTCAAAGCTTTGTGCCTATTTTGGTACCTGTAAATACTCCCATAGGTATAGTAATTACAGGCGGGATGCGCTATTCAGGTACTGCGAGCCCTGTGTCTCCAACTGCGTTTACTCATGGTCCCGTTACATTAAGAACAGGGGGGGTAACAGGATCCACAATCTACGGATATGGTGGCGCATTACCGTCTGCTTTAGGCAATAAACCACGAGGATTTTTAGGAACATTAACATATGGCTTGGTTGGGCCATGTACCAACCCACCAGTTGCAGGTACTGCGGTTGCCAATTCAGGATTGGTTTGCGTTGGAGGAAATGTGGATTTATCCCTTTCGGGAAACACCACAGGTACGGGCCAAACATATCAGTGGCAATCTTCTATTGACAATGTAAACTGGACAAATATTGCAGGAGCCACTTCGGCACTAGTAACAGCAAACCCTACTGTAAATACCTACTACAGAGCAGGAGTGACTTGCGGTGTTACCACTTATTCTTCATCAGTACAGGTTTTAACGCAAGGAGGAACCCTTTCCGGAACCTACACTATTAATAAAAACGCACCTGTTTCGGCTACCAACTATCAAAGCTTTGCTGATTTAGCTACAGCCCTGTCTTGTGGAAACATTACCGCAGATGTAACTGTAAATGTGGTGGCTAATTCTGGTCCTTACAAAGAGCGTTTTGTGCTTGGTCAAATTAACGGAGCTGGCCCATCAGCACGATTGATCATTAATGGAAATGGAAATGAGCTTAGAGATAGCACTAACACCAGCAATGAGCGAACTGCATTTTTGCTAAACGGAACTGACTACCTTGTGTTAGACTCATTAAACATTGTAAATAAAGGCACAACTTATGGATGGGCTTTGCAACTCACCAATGGGGCAAACAATAACATTATTAGAAACTGTAAGCTTGAAACCAGCATTACATCCACTTCTTCAAACCATTGTGGTCTGGTAATGAGTTCAAGTTTGACTTCTGCTACCACAAGCGGTAATTCAGGAAGTTATAATCTAATTGAAAATAATAGAATAATAGGAGGATACTATGCATTGATGTCATATGCTACTACCACAGTAGGCTCTCGTAATGTGGGCAATTCCCTTATTAGAAATAAGATTGAGGATGCCTATTACTATTCTATTTACAATAGTGGGCAAGACAGTATGACCGTGATTGGAAATGAGATCAGTCGTCCGAATCGTCTCGCTTATGGTGGCGGTTATGGGATATACAATAGTAGCGTGGGTAATAAATCTCAGTTTAGCAATAACTGGGTTCATGATATGTTTAAGCAAGCTACAGGGACAACTACAGCTCTTTATGGTATTTATTCCTCAGCAAGCGATAATACACCGGGCGCAGAGTGTTTAGTGTTTAACAACCTTATGTCAGATAACCAAAACAACGGTGCGCACTACTATATCTACAATACGTCTTCTGATGGTTGGAAATATTATCACAATACTATAGTTGCAAATTCTCCAGGGTCAACGGCAGGACTTACAAGAGGGTTTTATCAACTTACCCTTGCTACCGGAATAGAGTTTAAGAATAACTTGATTTCTATAAATAGAGGAGGAAGTGGCCCTCATCATGCGATATATGCTGGTACTACAACTAGTGTAATGGACATAGACCGCAATGCCTACTTCATGGCCAATGCTGGTTCCGGAAATGATCACTATGGATATTATACCTCAAATCAAAGCACCTTTGCTAATTGGCAAACCGCAAGTAGTTACGATGTCAATTCTGCTATTGGTGACCCATTATTTGATGCAAATACTTTGTATCAGCCAACCGCTGCTTACTTTAATAACATTGGTCTTAATCTTCAATCTATTGTTTCAAGTGACTTTGGTGGTATTGCGCGAGGGCCAGCCCCTGATCCGGGAATTTGGGAATTTTCACCCCCTCCAGGCCCCGATCTTTCTATTGCTTCCATTAGCCAGCTTGGTGCTTCTTGTGGCTCTAGTACAAACTTGGTAGTAAGGTTGATCAACGTAGGTACTGATACAGTGCTTTCGGCTACCTTGAACTATACTGTAAATGGTATTCCTCAAACTCCAATTTTATTGAGTGGTGTGTTTGCAACAGGATTAAGTGTTTATGACACCTTATACAATATTCCTCTTACGGCAAATACAAATACCACAGTGGTAGCAACTCTTGTAAGTATAGGGCCGGGAGTAGATACGGATCCAGGTAACAATGTATTTGCCACAAATGTAAGGTCTGGGTATTCGGGTAATTTATACATCAATTCGCTAATTGCAGCTAATGATAGCACCTTTACTTCTTTTACATCTTTGGCAGCGGCTCTTATGGCAAATGGTGTATGCGGTCCGATAGTGGTGACTGTAGCTCCAAACTCTGGCCCTTATAATGAGCAATTTATGGTTGGTACAATTACAGGAGTATCATCTACAAATCAAGTGTTGATTAATGGAAATGGCCGAACATTGCAATACTCAGCTGGAAACTCGGCTGAAAGAGGTACCGTTATTTTTAATGGAACGGATTGGTTTACCATTGATAACCTAATAATAAAGGCTACCGGAGCGACCTATGGTTTTGGTGTGTCCTTTACCAACAATGCAGATCATAATACACTTAGTAACTGTACTGTGTTAACTGACTCTGTGGCTACCTCTAGCAATTATTGTGGAGTGGTGATTTCTGGTTCTGCTGGTTCTGCCACCATTTCTGGCTCGTGTGGAAACTACAATACAATTATTAATAACAACATTGTAGGTGGTTACTATGGAATCATAGCTTATGGATCCAGTACGGATTCGCTAAATGGAAACCAGTTTATAAATAACCAGGTTCGCGATTTTTACTATGGTGGTATTTATAATTACTATGCTAGAGGCTCGATGATAAATGGTAACGAGATACATCGTCCAAATAGAACAGGTAATACCACATTCTATGGTATTTATGCTTATGTAAATCATTTCTCTAAGATTATTGGAAACAAGGTTCATGATCCATTTCCATTAAATACTACAACCACAAGTACAGCTTATGGTATATATGCCTACAGCTTTATAGGTAGTGCTGCTAATTATGGCATCTTGGCAAATAACCTAATCTATAATTTTAATAGTGCAGGCACACAGTATTTGTTTGCACCATACATCACTTCTTATGCTAAGGTGATTCACAATACCGTGATTGCAGATGACGCAAATTCAACAGGAACATCTGCTTCCACTTATGTGATTTATAATCCGGGTACTTCCGATCGTACTTATTTTCAGAATAACCTGACCTACCTTAACAGGAAAGTGGGTACTGGCACATCTTACATTTATTACCAAAGTGGAGCTGTTGATGCCAGTTCTATAGTGAATAATAACGTGTATTATGCGCCACCTACATTTACTGTAAGCACTTTTGGATACTATGGAGGAGCGGCTGTTACATCTTTCCAAAACTGGAAAAATGCTACAGGTTTCGATCAAGTATCTGAGTTTACAAGGCCTTATTTTGTAAATACTGCTACAGGTAATTTTACACCACAATCAAATGTAATTGACGGGTTTGGGGTAAACTTTACCAGCGATGTAGCTACTGATATTAATAATGTACTTCGTACAGTGCCGGTAGATCCGGGTGCTATCGAATTTACCGGCTCACCATGCACGGGTGTAAGTGGTTTGACAACAAGTAATATTACTTCAAGCTCGGCTACGGTTTCCTGGAATTCAAATCCAGCTGGAGTTATGATTGAGTGGGGCCCTGTTGGTTTTAAGCAAGCTTCAATTGTAGGGACTACTATAACTGTACCTGTGGGCACAAGTACTTCTAATATTACTGGTCTTAACGGCAACTCTTGCTATGATTATTATATAACTCAAAACTGTACCAGCACAATACCTGGGGCACCTCCGGTAATGGGGCCATACACCTTCTGTACGCCTTGCCTAGGTGGCGGTCTTAATGCAGGAACTTACACAGTGGGAGGTCCTATAGGTCCGTCTAACTTTGCTACCATTGACAGTGTGATTGATGTATTAAATGGCTGTGGAATCAAAGGAGCTGTGGTATTTAATGTTCAAGCGGGAAACCATATAGTGAGCAAAACCATCGGTGAAATTGATGGAGCTAGTGGGATTAATACGATCACTTTTGATGGTTCGGCTACTACTGGAGATACTTTGAGAGGAAGTAGTACTGCCGTTATCGATTTGGATGGTGCTAAACATTTTACATTCAAAGGACTTTCCATAGTAAATAATACTGCACGTGGTGTTTGGTTACACAACAATGCTGATAGCAACACAATAGAAAATTGCTACATAAGAGTAAGTACTACAGGCACTGGCACTGCAATGGCGGGTATAGTTGCCAGCACAAGTGCTACCGGACTTTCGGCCGGAGCCGATGTGGATTACCTAAAGGTAATGGGTAACACCGTAGTTGGTGGGTATTATGGAATAGTTTCCTATGGAAATGGCACTACCTCAAAAGTGAAAGGTGCAATAATAGAAAACAACACTTTGCTCAATCAGTATTTGTATGGTGTATACGCCTATTATAATCAGGAAATTTCTATCAAGAAAAACAGCGTAAATGGCCTGCGAAACACCGCTAGTTATGGATTTTACATGGTGTATGCTGATAACTTCTATATAGAAGGAAACCAGATTAGTGATGCAAAAACCTATGGTGTATACCTTTCGTCTGCCAACTCAGGTTTGTCTGGAGTGCCTGCTACCAAAAGTACTTTTATCAACAACATGGTCTTATCAACTGGTTCAGGATGTTACTTTACTGGCATCAGCTATTTGAATGTGTTTCATAACACTGTGGAAGGAGCGTATGGTTATAGACAGTTTACACCAACTTCTGTGGATGTGAGAAATAACATTTTTGTTGGAAGCTCTAACTATGCATTTGAGTCGGGTACTGCCGTAGTAACACCCAATGTGGTGAACTACAACCTATACCATAAGCGCGGTGGAACAGATCTGATAAAAGATGGAACTCCAACTTATACGTCTTTGGCATTGTGGAAAACAGCACTTCCATTACTTAACGTGAATTCAGTAGAAGGAGCACCCATATTTATTACACCCACCGATCTTCATGTAGTAGGAAGTTTGGCAAATGATGCCGGTGATAATACTGTGGGAGTTTTGGTAGATATTGATGGGGATGTGAGACCAGCTAACGGATCAACAGTAGTAGACTTGGGAGCAGATGAATTCACACCCCTAAACTTTGACATTGCTGTAACGGCAATTGCAAGCAACCCCGGCTCCGGCTCATGTGGAGATGCACTTACTCAAGTGGATATTTCATTGGCTAATTATGGTCTTTCATCCTTATCGGGTATTCCATTAACAGCGGTAATTAGCGGGTCTGTAAATACTACCCTAACCACTACATATGCAGGACCATTGTCTACATTGGGAACTATCACCCTAAACCTAGGGCCTATAAATACTACGGGCGGTGGAGTTTACAATGTTGAGGTTTATACTAATTTGAGTAATGATCAAGATAGAAGTAACGACACAGTTACGACTACATTTACCTTCAAAAATACATTGGCACCAATCGTAACCGCTGCTATGGATACATTCTGCGCGGGAGCTTATGATACTTTGTATGCACCCATTGGAACTGCAGATAACTATGAATGGAAGGATATAAATGGAGTGGTGTTGGGCACCGGTGATACACTAGTGGTAGGACCATTGCTTGCAGCTGATACTACATTTACACTTTCCAGCGTGAGTCAGCAATATAGATTTGGACCAGTGAGCAACTCCATAGGTGTGGCAGCTAACTTTACTGATCCTTCAGTTCAGCAACTTTACTTTACTGCAATACAAGCATTCACTTTGGATAGTATAACTGTTTATCCGAATGCTAATGGAAATGTGAACATCAATTTGGTAGACTTTACTACCAATGCCATCTTGCAAACGGTAACCGTACCAGTAACCGGTGTAACTGCAGCAGGAACCAAGCAACGAATAGCTGTGGGAATGAACATTCCAGCGGGTACTTACAAAATGCATGGTGGAGGAAGTACCACTGGCGGTTTATGGAGAAACAGTGCCGGAGCGGTTTACCCTTATACAGCGTCAGGGGTAGCAAGTATCACAGGTCATAGTTTTTCTGCTTCTGGCCCTGATTACTATTATTACTTCTACGATTGGAAGATTACTTCTGGAGGTTGTCCTCGTCCTGATGGAACTAAAATTTTGTATTCTTCCTCCGCGTCACAGGTACCTGCTTTTACAAGCAACGTACAAGGTGCTACAATGACAGGCCAAGTGGTAGATTTTGATGCCAGCTCTTCACAAGGTGCAACTAGCTACAGTTGGAATTTTGGTGATGGAAATACAGGAACAGGAGTAATGGCAAGCCATACTTACACAGCTAATGGTAGCTACACAGTTACACTTACCATTACAGGCCCTTGTGGTACACAAACTATTACCAGTACTGTTGTGGTGCAAGGTATTGGAATAGAGGGAAATGTATTGAATAGCAGTTTGAGAGTGTATCCAAACCCATCAAATGGTGTGGTAAATATTTCATTCCAGACAGAAGCTTCAGATAAGGCTCGCGTTCGAATTACGGATATGGCTGGCAAAGAGCTTATGTATTTGGTAAAAGATAATATTAACGGCCACTTTGAAGGAACCGTGGATATTGGCAAATTGCCAAAAGGTGTTTATCTATTAGAGATAAGCAGTGATAACCTAAGCACCCAAGAACGTCTGATTAAAGACTAG